From a single Streptomyces rubradiris genomic region:
- a CDS encoding glycoside hydrolase: protein MIRRRTLLAAAGGGLLGSALATGTARADATISVNPSASYGTWEGWGTSLAWWANVFGTRDDFADIFFTTRSTTYNGTSLPGLGLNIARYNLGACGWNSVGGTTMAVSPNIPSFKQIEGYWQDWTNEDPASAAWKWTADAAQRAMLVKATRRGAISELFANSPMWWMCTNHNPSGAADGGDNLQSWNHRQHAAHLAAVALYARQHWGVDFATVEPFNEPSSSWWTATGTQEGCHIGAATQAAVLPYLRSELDKRGLTGTRIAASDETGYDLARTTWNSFSGTVKGHVDRVNVHGYQGSGGRRDLLYTDVVTTDRKALWNSETGDGDATGLTTASNLLYDFRWLHPTAWVYWQVMDPSAGWAAITYDPATRQPGAVQTKYYVLAQFTRHIRPGMTILDTGVSYAAAALDRPAKRLVIVAANTSAAAQTLTFDLSRFTAVTGGPDGLVPRWNTVTTGGDRYAPHSDTRLNGTSVSVPFAPKSVQTLQIDGVTG from the coding sequence ATGATCCGACGCAGAACACTGCTGGCCGCCGCGGGCGGCGGCCTGCTCGGCAGCGCACTGGCCACGGGCACGGCCCGGGCGGACGCGACGATCTCCGTCAACCCCTCGGCGTCGTACGGCACCTGGGAGGGCTGGGGCACCTCCCTGGCCTGGTGGGCGAACGTCTTCGGCACCCGGGACGACTTCGCCGACATCTTCTTCACGACCAGGAGCACCACGTACAACGGCACCTCGCTGCCCGGCCTCGGCCTGAACATCGCCCGCTACAACCTGGGCGCGTGCGGCTGGAACAGTGTGGGCGGCACGACGATGGCCGTCTCCCCGAACATCCCCTCCTTCAAGCAGATCGAGGGCTACTGGCAGGACTGGACGAACGAGGACCCGGCCTCCGCTGCCTGGAAGTGGACGGCGGACGCCGCCCAGCGGGCCATGCTCGTGAAGGCCACCCGGCGCGGCGCGATCTCGGAACTGTTCGCCAACTCCCCCATGTGGTGGATGTGCACGAACCACAACCCGTCCGGCGCGGCCGACGGCGGCGACAACCTCCAGTCCTGGAACCACCGGCAGCACGCCGCCCACCTCGCCGCCGTCGCCCTGTACGCCCGGCAGCACTGGGGCGTGGACTTCGCGACGGTGGAGCCGTTCAATGAGCCCTCCTCGTCCTGGTGGACCGCGACCGGCACCCAGGAGGGCTGCCACATCGGCGCGGCCACCCAGGCGGCCGTACTGCCGTACCTGCGCTCCGAGCTGGACAAGCGGGGCCTGACCGGCACCCGGATCGCCGCGTCCGACGAGACGGGCTACGACCTGGCCCGCACCACCTGGAACTCCTTCTCCGGCACGGTCAAGGGGCACGTGGACCGGGTCAACGTGCACGGCTACCAGGGCTCCGGGGGCCGCCGCGACCTGCTGTACACGGACGTGGTGACCACCGACCGCAAGGCCCTGTGGAACTCCGAGACCGGCGACGGCGACGCCACCGGCCTGACGACGGCGAGCAACCTCCTCTACGACTTCCGCTGGCTGCACCCCACGGCCTGGGTGTACTGGCAGGTGATGGACCCCAGCGCGGGCTGGGCGGCGATCACCTACGACCCGGCCACCCGGCAGCCCGGCGCGGTACAGACGAAGTACTACGTCCTCGCCCAGTTCACCCGGCACATCCGCCCCGGCATGACGATCCTCGACACCGGCGTGAGCTACGCGGCGGCGGCCCTGGACCGGCCGGCGAAACGCCTGGTGATCGTCGCCGCCAACACCTCCGCCGCCGCCCAGACCCTGACCTTCGACCTGTCCCGCTTCACCGCCGTCACCGGCGGCCCGGACGGCCTGGTCCCCCGCTGGAACACGGTGACGACGGGCGGCGACCGCTACGCACCCCACTCCGACACCCGCCTCAACGGCACGTCGGTGTCCGTCCCGTTCGCACCGAAGTCGGTCCAGACCCTTCAGATCGACGGCGTCACCGGATAG
- a CDS encoding class E sortase, with product MRAAAGVRVVGHGDRRRRAWGRRVLWGGGELLVTAGLVLLLLVAHQMWWTNREARRGAERAVAALERQWEEDGEGERGEGTAAGLGGGPSGGAVTAPDTDPATDADPARPGTSSAPRRPYAPASPPHHSRAYAVLGIPRLGLRVPVAEGVDRAEVLNKGYAGHYPGTQQPGQAGNFALAGHRNTHGEPFRYLPRLRRGDTVEVETGSATYTYGVDRVLPRTTARDVGVVRPVPRSLVRPGYGYDEPGHYLTLTTCTPEFTSRYRLVVWARLVSVRPG from the coding sequence ATGCGGGCGGCTGCGGGCGTACGGGTCGTGGGGCACGGGGACCGGCGCCGGCGTGCCTGGGGCAGGCGGGTGCTGTGGGGCGGGGGCGAGCTGCTGGTGACGGCCGGGCTGGTCCTGCTGTTGCTGGTCGCGCACCAGATGTGGTGGACCAACCGGGAGGCCCGGCGCGGCGCCGAGCGCGCGGTGGCGGCGCTGGAGCGGCAGTGGGAAGAGGACGGAGAGGGGGAGCGGGGCGAGGGTACGGCGGCCGGGCTCGGCGGTGGTCCTTCCGGCGGTGCCGTCACGGCTCCGGACACGGACCCGGCCACGGACGCCGACCCGGCGCGCCCCGGAACCTCCTCCGCGCCCCGGCGCCCGTACGCCCCCGCGTCCCCGCCCCACCACTCCCGGGCGTACGCCGTCCTCGGCATCCCCCGGCTGGGGCTGCGCGTCCCCGTCGCGGAGGGCGTGGACCGGGCGGAAGTGCTGAACAAGGGGTACGCCGGTCACTACCCCGGCACCCAGCAGCCGGGCCAGGCCGGGAACTTCGCGCTCGCCGGGCACCGCAACACCCACGGCGAACCCTTCCGGTACCTGCCCCGGCTGCGGCGCGGGGACACCGTCGAGGTGGAGACGGGCTCGGCGACGTACACCTACGGCGTCGACCGCGTCCTGCCGCGCACGACGGCCCGGGACGTGGGGGTCGTACGGCCCGTCCCGCGCTCGCTGGTCCGGCCCGGGTACGGGTACGACGAGCCGGGCCACTACCTCACCCTGACCACCTGCACCCCCGAGTTCACCTCCCGCTACCGGCTGGTGGTGTGGGCGAGGCTGGTGTCCGTGCGGCCCGGGTGA
- a CDS encoding MFS transporter: MPRPDSATTPGTPASDSATIPGTPASDSPAAPGTPPDDSPAVTGEAPARPGATLALTSAATAVTLMSYTAPMVTLPDTARDLHTPLSAQAWLLNGTPLGLAALLLVAGSLADDHGRRRIFLAGTLGLGLTTALAAVTTSTWQFTLVRVAQGAASAALLASALGLIVHAFPSPRGRLHATGVWGAFVSGGIAVGPLLAGALPNWRLAYALLGAAALVVAALGARSLTESRAPRGGRPDVLGALTFGVALAALVAALTLGRDGWLRAPVGLLLAAAVLLIAAFAAIERRAATPMIDLGLLRRPRFLASSAGGLFTGLAVIGVFSYLPALLQQTLCLSPLATAWLFLLWAGLSFAVALQVRHLDGRLAPRTRLALGFALHAVAVLTMLGAVGAGSWPRLLPGLVIAGVGSGLLNGALPLLAVESVPRERAAMGSGAQQTFRYIGSCAGVALTIALATSAGDLARGTDLALLVSAGLAVAGAVGVLVSREAA, encoded by the coding sequence ATGCCCCGGCCCGACTCCGCGACCACCCCAGGCACCCCGGCGAGCGACTCCGCGACCATCCCAGGCACCCCGGCGAGCGACTCCCCCGCCGCCCCAGGCACCCCACCGGACGACTCCCCCGCCGTCACAGGGGAAGCGCCCGCGCGCCCCGGCGCCACCCTGGCCCTGACCAGCGCCGCGACCGCCGTGACCCTCATGTCGTACACCGCCCCGATGGTCACGCTGCCGGACACCGCGCGCGATCTGCACACCCCGCTGTCCGCCCAGGCCTGGCTGCTGAACGGCACCCCGCTCGGGCTCGCCGCCCTGCTGCTGGTGGCCGGCAGCCTCGCCGACGACCACGGCCGCCGCCGGATCTTCCTGGCCGGCACCCTGGGCCTCGGCCTCACCACCGCCCTCGCCGCGGTGACCACGTCGACCTGGCAGTTCACCCTGGTCCGGGTCGCCCAGGGCGCGGCCAGCGCGGCCCTGCTGGCCAGCGCGCTCGGCCTGATCGTGCACGCCTTCCCCAGCCCGCGCGGCCGGCTGCACGCCACCGGGGTGTGGGGCGCGTTCGTCAGCGGCGGCATCGCCGTGGGCCCGCTGCTCGCGGGCGCCCTGCCGAACTGGCGGCTCGCTTACGCCCTGCTGGGCGCCGCCGCGCTGGTGGTGGCCGCGCTCGGCGCCCGGAGCCTCACCGAGTCACGCGCCCCGCGCGGCGGCCGGCCGGACGTGCTCGGCGCGCTCACCTTCGGCGTGGCGCTCGCCGCCCTGGTCGCGGCCCTCACCCTGGGCCGGGACGGCTGGCTGCGCGCCCCGGTCGGCCTGCTGCTCGCGGCGGCCGTGCTGCTCATCGCCGCCTTCGCCGCGATCGAGCGCCGGGCCGCCACCCCGATGATCGACCTCGGGCTGCTGCGCCGGCCCCGCTTCCTGGCCTCCTCCGCAGGCGGCCTGTTCACCGGTCTCGCCGTGATCGGCGTGTTCAGCTACCTGCCGGCGCTGCTCCAGCAAACCCTGTGCCTGTCTCCCCTGGCCACGGCCTGGCTGTTCCTGCTGTGGGCCGGGCTGAGTTTCGCCGTCGCCCTCCAGGTCAGACATCTGGACGGCCGCCTCGCCCCGCGCACCCGGCTCGCCCTCGGCTTCGCCCTGCACGCGGTCGCCGTGCTGACGATGCTCGGTGCCGTCGGCGCCGGTTCCTGGCCCCGACTGCTGCCCGGCCTGGTCATCGCCGGGGTCGGCAGCGGGCTGCTCAACGGCGCGCTGCCGCTGCTCGCCGTGGAGTCGGTGCCCCGGGAGCGGGCCGCGATGGGCTCCGGCGCCCAGCAGACCTTCCGCTACATCGGCTCCTGCGCGGGCGTGGCCCTGACCATCGCCCTCGCCACGTCGGCCGGTGACCTGGCCCGGGGCACGGACCTCGCCCTGCTGGTGTCGGCGGGGCTGGCGGTGGCGGGCGCGGTGGGCGTGCTGGTGTCGCGGGAGGCCGCGTGA
- a CDS encoding winged helix-turn-helix transcriptional regulator encodes MDGMALGKDYVTQECSIARALEVVGERWTLLVVRDAIYGVRRYNDFLVHLGIPRAVLSDRLRTLTEQGILEKRRYQEAPPRDEYVVTERGTALWPALRALSQWGLEHADAGRLRSFRHADCGGEVGPYGTCADCGTPVPVADIVMVPGPELDTAPQDPVSRALLLPKRLLEPLETEPARLAH; translated from the coding sequence GTGGACGGCATGGCACTGGGCAAGGACTACGTGACGCAGGAGTGCTCGATCGCCCGCGCTCTGGAGGTCGTCGGCGAGCGCTGGACACTGCTCGTGGTCCGCGACGCGATCTACGGCGTCCGGCGCTACAACGACTTCCTCGTCCACCTCGGCATCCCGCGCGCCGTCCTCTCCGACCGGCTGCGCACGCTCACCGAGCAGGGCATCCTCGAAAAGCGCCGGTACCAGGAGGCGCCGCCGCGCGACGAGTACGTCGTCACCGAGCGCGGCACCGCCCTGTGGCCCGCGCTGCGCGCCCTGAGCCAGTGGGGGCTGGAGCACGCCGACGCCGGCCGGCTGCGGTCCTTCCGGCACGCGGACTGCGGCGGGGAGGTCGGGCCGTACGGAACGTGCGCCGACTGCGGAACTCCCGTGCCGGTCGCCGACATCGTCATGGTGCCGGGGCCGGAACTGGACACCGCTCCCCAGGACCCGGTCAGCAGGGCGCTGCTGCTGCCGAAGCGGCTGCTGGAGCCCCTGGAGACCGAACCGGCGCGTCTGGCACACTGA
- a CDS encoding DUF6412 domain-containing protein: MRGSAVGPRPLAFLPALAQLLLLQTALLGSGGLTTAVALAATATVAATLAACALLAARRVPAVPPTRVRTAIRDRARRTAFLPQRDPDAPGRRRPRAPGHAGPATTAA; encoded by the coding sequence ATGCGCGGCAGTGCGGTCGGCCCCCGTCCCCTCGCCTTCCTGCCGGCCCTGGCGCAGTTGCTGCTGCTCCAGACCGCCCTCCTCGGCAGCGGCGGTCTCACCACCGCCGTCGCCCTCGCCGCGACCGCGACCGTCGCCGCGACGCTCGCCGCCTGCGCCCTGCTGGCCGCGCGGCGCGTGCCCGCCGTACCCCCGACCCGCGTGCGCACGGCCATCCGCGACCGGGCCCGCCGCACCGCCTTCCTGCCCCAGCGCGACCCCGACGCACCCGGCCGGCGACGGCCCAGGGCCCCCGGACACGCCGGACCGGCGACGACCGCCGCGTAG
- a CDS encoding YidC/Oxa1 family membrane protein insertase gives MSVFARLVEHLADLLTPLFHASAAAAAIVLFTALVRLLVHPLSRAAARGRRARAALQPEIDALRARHARDPERFQRAVLELHAREKVSPLSGCLPGLLQLPAFFLLYHLFSSTTIGGERNSLLDHRLFTAPLGGRWADALADGGVFGPAGLVYLGLFALVAAVATVNYRRARRTMAGRPAPAVGGDQVPGLAAVTRVTPFLSFFTLVSVAFVPLAAALYIVTSTAWSAAEQALLYR, from the coding sequence ATGTCCGTCTTCGCCCGTCTGGTCGAGCACCTCGCCGACCTGCTCACCCCGCTCTTCCACGCCTCCGCGGCGGCCGCCGCGATCGTCCTGTTCACCGCGCTGGTACGGCTCCTGGTCCACCCGCTGTCCCGGGCCGCCGCGCGCGGCCGGCGTGCCCGTGCCGCGCTCCAGCCGGAGATCGACGCGCTGCGCGCCCGGCACGCCCGCGACCCGGAGCGGTTCCAGCGGGCGGTGCTCGAACTGCACGCCCGGGAGAAGGTCTCACCGCTGTCCGGCTGCCTGCCCGGCCTGCTCCAGCTGCCCGCCTTCTTCCTCCTCTACCACCTCTTCTCCAGCACCACGATCGGCGGCGAGCGCAACTCCCTGCTGGACCACCGGCTGTTCACGGCACCGCTCGGCGGACGCTGGGCCGACGCGCTCGCCGACGGCGGGGTGTTCGGCCCGGCCGGACTGGTCTACCTCGGCCTGTTCGCCCTCGTCGCGGCCGTCGCCACCGTCAACTACCGGCGCGCCCGGCGGACGATGGCCGGCCGGCCCGCCCCGGCCGTCGGCGGCGACCAGGTGCCCGGCCTCGCCGCGGTCACCCGGGTGACCCCGTTCCTGTCCTTCTTCACCCTCGTCTCGGTGGCGTTCGTCCCGCTGGCCGCCGCGCTGTACATCGTCACCAGCACGGCGTGGAGCGCGGCGGAGCAGGCCCTGCTGTACCGCTGA
- a CDS encoding fumarylacetoacetate hydrolase family protein has protein sequence MKLLRVGTAGAERPALLDAGGTLRDLSGLVDDIDGALLADEEALARLRAAAGSGDLPALDATGLRIGPPVARIGKVVCIGLNYHDHAREAGAEPPAEPVVFLKAPDTVVGPDDTVLVPRGSAKTDWEVELAVVIGRTARYLDSAEEALAHVAGYAVAHDVSEREFQIERGGTWDKGKNCETFNPLGPWLVTADEIADPQDLSLRLWVNGELKQDGTTAEQIFPVGEVVRYLSRFMTLYPGDVINTGTPAGVAMGAPEPKPYLRAGDVVELEIEGLGRQRQELKDA, from the coding sequence ATGAAGCTGCTGCGAGTCGGTACGGCCGGGGCCGAGCGCCCCGCACTGCTCGACGCCGGGGGGACCCTCCGGGACCTGTCAGGCCTCGTGGACGACATCGACGGCGCGCTCCTCGCCGACGAGGAGGCGCTCGCCCGGCTCCGGGCGGCGGCCGGCTCCGGCGACCTGCCCGCGCTGGACGCGACCGGACTGCGGATCGGCCCCCCGGTCGCCCGTATCGGGAAGGTCGTGTGCATCGGGCTGAACTACCACGACCACGCCCGCGAGGCGGGCGCCGAGCCGCCCGCCGAGCCGGTCGTCTTCCTCAAGGCGCCGGACACGGTGGTCGGGCCGGACGACACGGTGCTGGTGCCGCGCGGCTCGGCGAAGACGGACTGGGAGGTCGAACTCGCGGTCGTCATCGGCCGTACGGCCCGCTACCTGGACTCGGCTGAGGAGGCGCTCGCGCACGTCGCCGGGTACGCGGTGGCGCACGACGTCTCCGAGCGGGAGTTCCAGATCGAGCGGGGCGGGACCTGGGACAAGGGCAAGAACTGCGAGACGTTCAACCCGCTGGGCCCGTGGCTGGTGACGGCCGACGAGATCGCCGACCCGCAGGACCTGTCGCTGCGGCTGTGGGTGAACGGCGAGCTGAAGCAGGACGGCACGACGGCCGAGCAGATCTTCCCCGTGGGTGAGGTCGTGCGCTACCTCAGCCGGTTCATGACCCTGTACCCCGGCGACGTCATCAACACGGGCACGCCGGCCGGAGTGGCGATGGGCGCGCCCGAGCCCAAGCCGTACCTGCGCGCCGGGGACGTGGTGGAGCTGGAGATCGAGGGGCTCGGCCGGCAGCGGCAGGAACTGAAGGACGCGTAG
- a CDS encoding LLM class F420-dependent oxidoreductase — protein sequence MTTALKEGVGRYGVWSIELRAEDPARRGELDEAAAELEELGYGAIWLGGNSTADHAAPLVGATRGVVVGTSIQSVWQQDAATTAAGFTGLETAHPGRFALGLGVSHGPRVKEYRRPYAAMVEYLDELDRAGVPAERRVLAALGPRMLELARDRAAGAIPYLTTPEHTERAREILGAGPLLAPELKVVLESDPGRARETARAYLARYLELPNYTNNFLRLGFTEEDVADGGSDRLIDAVFAWGDETRIREHVNAFHQAGADHVALQVVTANVGEVLPRKEWRDLAALLG from the coding sequence ATGACCACCGCACTGAAGGAAGGCGTCGGCCGCTACGGCGTCTGGAGCATCGAACTGCGCGCCGAGGACCCGGCCCGGCGCGGCGAGCTGGACGAGGCCGCGGCCGAGCTGGAGGAACTCGGGTACGGCGCGATCTGGCTGGGCGGCAACAGCACCGCGGACCACGCGGCCCCGCTCGTCGGCGCCACGCGTGGTGTCGTCGTCGGCACCAGCATCCAGAGCGTCTGGCAGCAGGACGCCGCCACCACTGCGGCCGGCTTCACCGGGCTGGAGACCGCCCACCCCGGCCGGTTCGCGCTCGGCCTCGGGGTGAGCCACGGCCCGCGGGTGAAGGAGTACCGGCGCCCGTACGCGGCCATGGTCGAGTACCTGGACGAGCTGGACCGGGCGGGCGTGCCCGCCGAGCGGCGGGTGCTGGCCGCGCTGGGCCCCCGGATGCTGGAGCTGGCCCGGGACCGCGCGGCCGGCGCGATCCCGTACCTGACCACGCCCGAGCACACCGAGCGGGCCCGGGAGATCCTGGGCGCGGGGCCGCTGCTGGCCCCCGAGCTGAAGGTGGTCCTGGAGAGCGACCCGGGCCGGGCCCGGGAGACGGCCCGCGCCTACCTGGCCCGCTACCTGGAACTGCCCAACTACACCAACAACTTCCTGCGGCTGGGCTTCACGGAGGAGGACGTCGCCGACGGCGGCAGCGACCGGCTCATCGACGCGGTCTTCGCCTGGGGCGACGAGACCCGGATCCGCGAGCACGTCAACGCCTTCCACCAGGCGGGCGCGGACCACGTGGCCCTCCAGGTGGTGACGGCGAACGTCGGCGAGGTCCTCCCGAGGAAGGAATGGCGCGACCTCGCCGCCCTCCTGGGCTAG
- a CDS encoding heme-degrading domain-containing protein, giving the protein MPENAPTVQELEEQQRRLVFRRFTHEDAWALGCLLVERARERRAPVAIDIHRAGQQLFHAALPGSAPDNDAWIARKRRVVERYGAPSYLVGARFRAKGTTFEDSSRLDPDTYAAHGGSFPVTVEGVGVIGAVTVSGLPQIEDHRFVVEALEEFLGRSAG; this is encoded by the coding sequence ATGCCCGAGAACGCCCCGACCGTCCAGGAGCTGGAGGAGCAGCAGCGGCGCCTGGTCTTCCGGCGGTTCACCCACGAGGACGCCTGGGCCCTCGGCTGCCTCCTGGTCGAGCGGGCCCGGGAGCGCCGGGCGCCGGTCGCCATCGACATCCACCGGGCCGGCCAGCAGCTCTTCCACGCCGCCCTGCCGGGCTCGGCCCCGGACAACGACGCCTGGATCGCCCGCAAGCGCCGGGTGGTGGAACGCTACGGCGCCCCGTCCTACCTGGTCGGCGCCCGCTTCCGCGCCAAGGGCACGACCTTCGAGGACTCCTCCCGCCTGGACCCGGACACCTACGCGGCGCACGGCGGCTCCTTCCCGGTCACGGTGGAGGGCGTCGGCGTGATCGGCGCGGTGACCGTCTCCGGCCTGCCCCAGATCGAGGACCACCGGTTCGTGGTGGAGGCGCTGGAGGAGTTCCTCGGCCGTTCGGCCGGCTGA
- a CDS encoding Gfo/Idh/MocA family oxidoreductase, with amino-acid sequence MTATPLRVGLIGYGLAGSVFHAPLIAATEGLALDTVVTSNPERQKQALAEFPEVRPVATAEELFDRADELDLVVVASPNKTHVPLATTALRAGLPVVVDKPVAGTAAEARALSALAEERGLLLSVFQNRRWDNDFLTLRTLLADGALGDAWRFESRFERWRPRPKGGWRESGDPAEIGGLLYDLGSHVVDQALVLFGPATEVYAETDIRRPGAETDDDTFIALTHASGVRSHLYVSATAAQLGPRFRVLGSRAGYVKYGLDPQEAALREGGRPGTTAGWGTEDESLWGRIGSGESPLTGAGTPVPTLPGDYPAYYAAVADALRGTGPNPVTALEAAAALDVLEAARRSAREKVTVTL; translated from the coding sequence ATGACTGCAACCCCCCTCCGCGTCGGCCTGATCGGCTACGGCCTCGCCGGCTCGGTCTTCCACGCCCCGCTGATCGCCGCCACCGAGGGCCTCGCCCTGGACACCGTGGTGACCTCGAACCCGGAGCGGCAGAAGCAGGCCCTCGCCGAGTTCCCGGAGGTCCGGCCCGTCGCCACCGCCGAGGAGCTGTTCGACCGGGCGGACGAGCTGGACCTCGTCGTCGTGGCCTCCCCGAACAAGACCCACGTGCCGCTGGCCACCACCGCGCTCCGGGCGGGCCTGCCGGTGGTCGTGGACAAGCCGGTCGCCGGCACCGCGGCCGAGGCGCGGGCGCTGTCCGCCCTCGCCGAGGAGCGCGGTCTGCTGCTGTCGGTCTTCCAGAACCGCCGCTGGGACAACGACTTCCTGACCCTGCGCACGCTGCTGGCGGACGGCGCACTCGGCGACGCCTGGCGCTTCGAGTCCCGCTTCGAGCGCTGGCGCCCGCGGCCCAAGGGCGGCTGGCGCGAGTCCGGTGACCCCGCCGAGATCGGCGGCCTGCTCTACGACCTCGGCAGCCACGTCGTCGACCAGGCCCTGGTCCTCTTCGGCCCGGCCACCGAGGTGTACGCCGAGACCGACATCCGCCGCCCGGGCGCCGAGACCGACGACGACACCTTCATCGCGCTCACCCACGCGAGCGGCGTCCGCTCCCACCTCTACGTCTCCGCGACGGCCGCCCAGCTCGGCCCCCGCTTCCGGGTGCTGGGCTCCCGCGCGGGCTACGTCAAGTACGGCCTGGACCCGCAGGAGGCGGCCCTGCGCGAGGGCGGCCGGCCCGGCACCACCGCCGGCTGGGGCACCGAGGACGAGTCCCTGTGGGGCCGGATCGGCTCCGGGGAGTCCCCGCTGACCGGCGCCGGCACCCCCGTACCGACCCTGCCGGGCGACTACCCGGCCTACTACGCGGCCGTCGCCGACGCCCTGCGCGGCACCGGGCCCAACCCGGTGACCGCCCTGGAGGCCGCCGCCGCGCTCGACGTCCTGGAAGCGGCCCGCCGGTCCGCCCGCGAGAAGGTGACGGTGACCCTGTGA
- a CDS encoding ROK family transcriptional regulator, protein MTGDKGVAGANLGLVRSHNTALVLGLLRDAGAEGISRLELAERTGLTPQAVSKITARLRAEGFATEAGRRASTGGKPRTVLRLVPEAGHAVGVHLDRDELRAVLVRLDGAVVAERRAELDLGAGAEAVLGAVCAAVHDVVGDLPGAGGEDLAGAGSLVGAGVALPGPLDHARGVLHRVTGFPEWDGFPLRDALARRLGMPVVVDKDTNAAALGLAVGGAQEVAGRSFAYLHLGTGLGAGLVIDGGVHRGARTGAGEFGHQVIQLDGPPCECGNRGCVEALCLGAAARGEITEAARVLGVAAGNLVGLLDIDGVLLGGRTVAGAPEAYVRGVAEALAARARREGADEDVPVRVAPRAERLVSEGAAQLLLAPLFGRGDV, encoded by the coding sequence ATGACGGGGGACAAGGGCGTCGCGGGGGCCAATCTCGGGCTGGTGCGCAGCCACAACACCGCGCTGGTGCTGGGGCTGCTGCGGGACGCCGGGGCCGAGGGCATCAGCCGGCTGGAGCTGGCCGAGCGCACCGGGCTGACCCCGCAGGCCGTCAGCAAGATCACCGCGCGGCTGCGGGCGGAGGGGTTCGCCACGGAGGCCGGGCGGCGGGCGTCGACCGGGGGCAAGCCGCGGACCGTGCTGCGGCTGGTACCGGAGGCGGGGCACGCCGTCGGGGTGCACCTGGACCGTGACGAACTGCGCGCCGTGCTCGTCCGGCTGGACGGTGCCGTGGTGGCCGAGCGGCGCGCGGAACTGGACCTGGGGGCGGGGGCCGAGGCCGTGCTGGGGGCGGTGTGCGCGGCGGTACACGACGTCGTGGGGGACCTGCCCGGTGCCGGCGGTGAGGACCTCGCCGGGGCCGGTTCGCTGGTCGGGGCGGGGGTGGCGCTGCCCGGCCCCCTGGACCACGCGCGCGGGGTGCTGCACCGGGTCACCGGGTTCCCCGAGTGGGACGGCTTTCCGCTGCGGGACGCGCTCGCGCGGCGGCTGGGGATGCCGGTGGTGGTCGACAAGGACACCAACGCGGCGGCGCTCGGGCTGGCGGTCGGCGGCGCGCAGGAGGTGGCGGGCCGGTCCTTCGCGTATCTGCACCTCGGTACGGGGCTCGGCGCCGGGCTGGTGATCGACGGCGGCGTGCACCGCGGGGCGCGCACCGGGGCGGGGGAGTTCGGCCACCAGGTGATCCAACTGGACGGGCCGCCGTGCGAGTGCGGGAACCGGGGCTGCGTGGAGGCACTGTGCCTCGGCGCGGCGGCCCGGGGCGAGATCACGGAGGCGGCACGGGTGCTCGGGGTGGCCGCCGGGAACCTGGTCGGGCTGCTGGACATCGACGGGGTGCTGCTCGGGGGACGTACGGTCGCGGGGGCGCCCGAGGCGTACGTACGGGGGGTCGCCGAGGCACTGGCCGCACGCGCCCGACGCGAGGGAGCGGACGAGGACGTACCCGTACGGGTCGCCCCGAGAGCGGAACGCCTGGTCTCGGAGGGCGCCGCACAACTGCTGCTGGCGCCGCTGTTCGGACGGGGGGATGTCTGA
- a CDS encoding GntR family transcriptional regulator translates to MDYPNDQAPGAPVRSGIPEHGRIPKYYAVKARIAALLEELGEGGVIPTERDLAERYDVARETVRQAVRDLVLEGRLRRRGRGTVVAGPKLAQPLSLASYTEGVRRQGRTPGRTLVTLDRFPCPDPLAAETGIGRGEPVWHLERVLLADDERVGLESTYVAVARVPRLDADFDPDSSFYGYLAAQGISFGDADERIETVLATPREALLIGTPPALPMLLIHRISRDTEGRPLERVRSLYRGDRFSFTTHLQG, encoded by the coding sequence GTGGACTACCCCAACGACCAGGCCCCCGGCGCCCCCGTCCGCTCCGGTATCCCCGAGCACGGGCGCATCCCCAAGTACTACGCGGTGAAGGCGCGGATCGCCGCGCTGCTGGAGGAACTGGGGGAGGGCGGCGTCATCCCCACCGAACGGGATCTCGCCGAGCGGTACGACGTGGCCCGCGAGACCGTGCGGCAGGCCGTGCGGGACCTGGTGCTGGAAGGCCGGCTGCGGCGCCGGGGCCGGGGCACGGTGGTCGCCGGACCCAAGCTGGCCCAGCCGCTGTCCCTGGCCAGCTACACCGAGGGCGTGCGCCGGCAGGGCCGCACCCCCGGCCGTACCCTCGTCACCCTCGACCGGTTCCCGTGCCCGGACCCGCTCGCCGCCGAGACCGGGATCGGCCGCGGTGAGCCCGTCTGGCACCTGGAGCGCGTGCTGCTCGCCGACGACGAGCGGGTGGGCCTGGAGAGCACGTACGTCGCCGTCGCGCGGGTGCCCCGGCTGGACGCCGACTTCGACCCGGACTCCTCCTTCTACGGCTACCTCGCCGCCCAGGGCATCTCCTTCGGCGACGCGGACGAGCGCATCGAGACCGTCCTGGCCACCCCCCGCGAGGCGCTCCTCATCGGCACCCCGCCCGCCCTGCCCATGCTGCTGATCCACCGGATCTCCCGGGACACCGAGGGCCGCCCGCTGGAGCGGGTGCGGTCGCTGTACCGCGGCGACCGCTTCTCCTTCACCACCCACCTCCAGGGCTGA